The region AAATGGAAATTAATCTTTTTGACGTTTCTATCATGAAAAACGTTTTTTGTCAAGTGTATTTTGTGGTGAGCTTTTTGCGATGTTGATTTTATGCGGCTTTTTCTCCCACTAAAAAAGCATGTTAATCCGTATAATCCTTAGTGTGACAAGGGATTGAAGGTTTGGGGTGAATGTTTGTTTTGACACAAAAATCCGCCGACTTCTCCTTTGATTTTATCAAGTCCTGCTGGGGTAAAAAGTTTTTCCTCCTCTCTCCCATCCCTTGTGTACCAATGATTTTACGTCATCGAAAATAGCTCGTGGTGAAGAGCCATAAATATACCGTAAATAGGGGGATTAGTATGTCAAGTATAGTTCAGACAGAATCAAAAATCTTTTTACCATTTCTGCATAAATCACACATTATCGAGAATATCGAGATTCTAAAAAATTATGTCGAGCAGGAAAGTGGAAAGAAATTCCCATTAGGTGTCACGTTAAAAGAGAAATATTTTGAAGCCATAAATTATATTCAAGATGTTCCTGTTCCATACTCAAACGAAAAAATACATGTTACATATTTTGATAAAACATTGCAGAATAAATTACTTAGTTTGGGTATGATTGGCAAAGAGGATTTGGAAAACGATAAACACATTTATTCTCAACAAGAGCAAGAAGTAATTACTGATAGAATTGAAAAAGCATTAAAATTGATCAAAGTATTGCATAATGATTTGTATGATTTAATTAATACACTTATTGGTACCTTTTTGATTTTAAAAAAAGATTTGTTTGGTGGAGGATCAGTCTCCAATGTTATGGGATTAGTATGGTTAAACCCTCAATCTGATTGGTCAATCATTGAATATGCAGAGGCCATTTATCATGAGTTTATCCACCAAAGTATCTTCTTGGATGATATGATTAACTGTATGTTTCCTAATGCTAATGAATGTGCAAAAGAAGAAGCTCTAGTTACATCAACCATCTTGAAAATCAAAAGGCCTTTAGACAGAGCATATCATGCTGCTGGAGTTTCTATAGGAATTATGCATCTTTATCACTTGTTTAATGATCCTAAAAATTCTGAGAAGTATATGGATGATTTGCGGAAAACAGTTGAAGAAATAGAGGCAAGAACACAATTCTTGGGGGAACAGGGAGTAAAAACTTTAGAAATAATGCGCAAGTTCATTAATCATCCATCTTTTGATGACATTACGTATTCCTTACAGAACTAATGGCCATTGCGACAAATGAAAACACAGAAGCCCATTGCGTTTGATCGAGTCCGGTTGTTTTGAGGTTGTTTGAGGCGAATGAAACGGATCGACGTACAGAAATGCTTAAGGATTTAGTGTCGGAGTCCAAAGCAAAGGAAAGAACAGAAAAAACGGCCGGACAGGGAACGGTTCCCTGTCCGGCCGGGTTCTTGTTAAACGAGCGGTCCGCCGAGTTTTTCAATGGACGGATCGATGTGGGCGAATTTTTGGAAGTTGGCGCGGAATTTTTGCGCCAGTTCTTTCGCTTTTTGTTCGTACGCCTGTTTGTCCGCCCATGTGTTTTGCGGTTTAAGGACGTCATCGGGCACGCCCGGGACGTGCGCCGGGATGGCGAGGCCGAAAATCGGGTCTTGCACCGTTTCGACGTTGTCCAGCTCCCCTTCGACGGCGGCTTGCACCATCGCCCGGGTGTAGGCGAGCTTCATGCGGCTGCCGACGCCGTACGGCCCCCCTGTCCAGCCGGTGTTGACCAAAAAGACGCGGACGTTGTGTTCGGCGATTTTTTGCCCGAGCATTTCCGCGTATTCGACGGCCGGGCGCGGCAAAAACGGCGCGCCAAAGCATGTCGAGAACGTCGCTTCCGGTTCGGTGACGCCGCGTTCGGTGCCGGCGAGCTTGCTTGTGTAGCCGCTCAAGAAATGGTACATCGCCTGTTCACGCGTCAGCTTGCTGATGGGCGGCAGGACGCCGAACGCATCGGCCGTCAAAAACACGATCGTGGACGGATGGCCGGCGACGCTCGGGTCGATGATGTTTTGGATCGCTTGAAGCGGGTAGGCGGCGCGCGTGTTTTCCGTCAGCGTGCCGTCGTCGTAATTCGGCACGCGCGTCGCGTCATCGAGGATGACGTTTTCGAGCACCGCGCCGAAGCCGATGGCGTCAAAAATTTGCGGCTCTTTTTCACGCGATAGATGGATGCATTTTGCATAGCAGCCGCCTTCGATGTTGAAAATGCCTCGGCTCGACCAGCCGTGTTCGTCATCGCCGATCAAGCGGCGGTTCGGGTCGGTCGAGAGCGTCGTTTTTCCCGTTCCCGACAAGCCGAAAAAGAGGGCGACGTCGCCTTCCTGGCCGACGTTGGCCGAGCAGTGCATCGGCAGGATGCCTTGTTCCGGCAGCAAATAGTTCATCACCGAGAAAATCGATTTTTTCATTTCGCCGGCATATTCGGTGCCGCCGATCAACACGGTGCGCCGTTCAAACGAGATGATGATGAACGCTTCCGAGCGCGTGCCGTCCACATTCGGGTCGGCTTTAAAGTTCGGCGCGCAAATGACCGTAAATTGCGGCTCATGCGCGGCGAGCTCCTCGGCGCTCGGGCGGATGAACAGCTGATGGACGAACAAGTTGTGCCAAGCGAATTCGTTGACGACTTGAATCGGCAGCCGATATTTCGGATCGGCGCCGGCAAAGCCTTTAAACACGAACAGCTCATCTTTCTTCATTAAATAATCGAGCACTTTGTCGTACAGTTTGTCAAACGTTTCTGGAGACATCGGCTGGTTGACGGCTCCCCAGTCGATCGTTTGCTTCGTTGACGGTTCTTCGACGATGTATTTGTCTTTCGGCGACCGTCCGGTGTACTTGCCGGTTGTCACCGCGACGGCCCCGGTGTGGGTCAGCCGTCCTTCATTCCGCTGCAACACTTTCTCGACGAGCTCGGCGACGGAC is a window of Geobacillus kaustophilus DNA encoding:
- the pckA gene encoding phosphoenolpyruvate carboxykinase (ATP), with the translated sequence MGIANMTNKLDVLLQKPYVRHQLSVAELVEKVLQRNEGRLTHTGAVAVTTGKYTGRSPKDKYIVEEPSTKQTIDWGAVNQPMSPETFDKLYDKVLDYLMKKDELFVFKGFAGADPKYRLPIQVVNEFAWHNLFVHQLFIRPSAEELAAHEPQFTVICAPNFKADPNVDGTRSEAFIIISFERRTVLIGGTEYAGEMKKSIFSVMNYLLPEQGILPMHCSANVGQEGDVALFFGLSGTGKTTLSTDPNRRLIGDDEHGWSSRGIFNIEGGCYAKCIHLSREKEPQIFDAIGFGAVLENVILDDATRVPNYDDGTLTENTRAAYPLQAIQNIIDPSVAGHPSTIVFLTADAFGVLPPISKLTREQAMYHFLSGYTSKLAGTERGVTEPEATFSTCFGAPFLPRPAVEYAEMLGQKIAEHNVRVFLVNTGWTGGPYGVGSRMKLAYTRAMVQAAVEGELDNVETVQDPIFGLAIPAHVPGVPDDVLKPQNTWADKQAYEQKAKELAQKFRANFQKFAHIDPSIEKLGGPLV
- a CDS encoding aKG-HExxH-type peptide beta-hydroxylase translates to MSSIVQTESKIFLPFLHKSHIIENIEILKNYVEQESGKKFPLGVTLKEKYFEAINYIQDVPVPYSNEKIHVTYFDKTLQNKLLSLGMIGKEDLENDKHIYSQQEQEVITDRIEKALKLIKVLHNDLYDLINTLIGTFLILKKDLFGGGSVSNVMGLVWLNPQSDWSIIEYAEAIYHEFIHQSIFLDDMINCMFPNANECAKEEALVTSTILKIKRPLDRAYHAAGVSIGIMHLYHLFNDPKNSEKYMDDLRKTVEEIEARTQFLGEQGVKTLEIMRKFINHPSFDDITYSLQN